One window of the Ananas comosus cultivar F153 linkage group 21, ASM154086v1, whole genome shotgun sequence genome contains the following:
- the LOC109726567 gene encoding isocitrate dehydrogenase [NAD] regulatory subunit 1, mitochondrial isoform X1, with the protein MARRSLPLLRNLLLRDSSAASTHPAAAASLLGLDGGRRSVTYMPRPGDGAPRPVTLIPGDGIGPLVTGAVRQVMEAMHAPVYFETYEVHGDMTSVPAEVVESIRRNKVCLKGGLITPVGGGVSSLNVQLRKELDLYASLVNCFNLPGLPTRHENVDIVVIRENTEGEYSGLEHEVVPGVVESLKVITKFCSERIAKYAFEYAYLNNRKKVTAVHKANIMKLADGLFLESCREVATKYPGIKYNEIIVDNCCMQLVSKPEQFDVMVTPNLYGNLVANTAAGIAGGTGVMPGGNVGQDHAVFEQGASAGNVGNEKIVEQKKANPVALLLSSAMMLRHLQFPSFADRLETAVKRVIAEGKYRTKDLGGNSTTQEVTDAVIAKLD; encoded by the exons ATGGCGAGGCGATCCCTGCCCCTTCTCCGAAACCTGCTCCTCCGcgactcctccgccgcctctaCTCAtccagctgctgctgctagttTATTAGGGCTGGACGGGGGCCGCCGATCCGTGACCTACATGCCTCGGCCCGGCGACGGCGCGCCGCGGCCGGTGACGCTGATCCCGGGCGACGGCATCGGCCCCCTGGTGACGGGCGCCGTCCGGCAGGTGATGGAGGCGATGCACGCGCCCGTGTACTTCGAGACCTACGAGGTCCACGGCGACATGACCTCCGTCCCTGCGGAGGTCGTCGAGTCGATCCGCCGCAACAAGGTCTGCCTCAAGGGCGGCCTCATTACCCCCGTCGGCGGCGGCGTCAGCTCCCTCAACGTCCAGCTTCGCAAGGAGCTCGATCTCTACGCCTCGCTCGTCAACTGCTTCAACCTCCCCGGCCTGCCCACGCGCCACGAGAACGTCGACATCGTCGTGATCAGGGAGAACACCGAGGGGGAGTACTCGGGTCTCGAGCACGAGGTCGTCCCGGGCGTCGTGGAGAGCCTTAAG GTGATAACAAAGTTCTGCTCGGAGCGCATTGCAAAATATGCTTTTGAATATGCTTACCTTAACAACAGAAAGAAAGTCACAGCTGTTCATAAAGCAAATATTATGAAGCTTGCTGATGGCTTGTTCTTAGAATCTTGTCGTGAGGTTGCAACAAAATATCCTGGCATAAAGTACAACGAGATAATTGTGGACAACTGCTGCATGCAACTTGTTTCGAAACCTGAGCAGTTTGATGTCATG GTCACTCCAAATCTTTATGGCAATCTGGTGGCTAACACAGCTGCAGGTATAGCTGGAGGCACTGGTGTCATGCCTGGAG GCAATGTGGGTCAGGACCATGCTGTATTTGAGCAAGGTGCTTCGGCAGGGAACGTAGGGAATGAGAAGATAGTGGAGCAGAAGAAAGCCAACCCTGTGGCCCTGCTTCTATCATCTGCCATGATGTTGAGGCATTTACAGTTCCCATCATTCGCCGACCGACTGGAAACTGCAGTGAAGCGTGTAATTGCTGAAGGCAAATACAGGACGAAAGATTTGGGTGGTAATAGCACCACCCAAGAAGTCACAGACGCAGTCATAGCCAAGCTCGACTAA
- the LOC109726567 gene encoding isocitrate dehydrogenase [NAD] regulatory subunit 1, mitochondrial isoform X2, translating to MARRSLPLLRNLLLRDSSAASTHPAAAASLLGLDGGRRSVTYMPRPGDGAPRPVTLIPGDGIGPLVTGAVRQVMEAMHAPVYFETYEVHGDMTSVPAEVVESIRRNKVCLKGGLITPVGGGVSSLNVQLRKELDLYASLVNCFNLPGLPTRHENVDIVVIRENTEGEYSGLEHEVVPGVVESLKVTPNLYGNLVANTAAGIAGGTGVMPGGNVGQDHAVFEQGASAGNVGNEKIVEQKKANPVALLLSSAMMLRHLQFPSFADRLETAVKRVIAEGKYRTKDLGGNSTTQEVTDAVIAKLD from the exons ATGGCGAGGCGATCCCTGCCCCTTCTCCGAAACCTGCTCCTCCGcgactcctccgccgcctctaCTCAtccagctgctgctgctagttTATTAGGGCTGGACGGGGGCCGCCGATCCGTGACCTACATGCCTCGGCCCGGCGACGGCGCGCCGCGGCCGGTGACGCTGATCCCGGGCGACGGCATCGGCCCCCTGGTGACGGGCGCCGTCCGGCAGGTGATGGAGGCGATGCACGCGCCCGTGTACTTCGAGACCTACGAGGTCCACGGCGACATGACCTCCGTCCCTGCGGAGGTCGTCGAGTCGATCCGCCGCAACAAGGTCTGCCTCAAGGGCGGCCTCATTACCCCCGTCGGCGGCGGCGTCAGCTCCCTCAACGTCCAGCTTCGCAAGGAGCTCGATCTCTACGCCTCGCTCGTCAACTGCTTCAACCTCCCCGGCCTGCCCACGCGCCACGAGAACGTCGACATCGTCGTGATCAGGGAGAACACCGAGGGGGAGTACTCGGGTCTCGAGCACGAGGTCGTCCCGGGCGTCGTGGAGAGCCTTAAG GTCACTCCAAATCTTTATGGCAATCTGGTGGCTAACACAGCTGCAGGTATAGCTGGAGGCACTGGTGTCATGCCTGGAG GCAATGTGGGTCAGGACCATGCTGTATTTGAGCAAGGTGCTTCGGCAGGGAACGTAGGGAATGAGAAGATAGTGGAGCAGAAGAAAGCCAACCCTGTGGCCCTGCTTCTATCATCTGCCATGATGTTGAGGCATTTACAGTTCCCATCATTCGCCGACCGACTGGAAACTGCAGTGAAGCGTGTAATTGCTGAAGGCAAATACAGGACGAAAGATTTGGGTGGTAATAGCACCACCCAAGAAGTCACAGACGCAGTCATAGCCAAGCTCGACTAA